DNA from Gephyromycinifex aptenodytis:
TCCAGCCTGGCAGCCGCCCCAGGGCGAACAGCACGGTGAACATGTTGTCCGGGAAACCCATCGCCTGGTAGATGAGGCCGGTGTAGAAGTCGACGTTGGGGTAGAGCTTGCGCTCCTTGAAGTACTCGTCGTTCAGGGCGTACTCCTCCAGCGACAACGCGATGTCGAGCAGTTCGTCCTGCTGGTCGTGATTCTTCAGGATCTCGTCGGCGTGCTTCTTGATGATGGCAGCACGCGGGTCGTAGTTCTTGTAGACCCGGTGACCGAAGCCCATCAGCTTGATGCCGGACTTCTTGTCCTTGACGTCGCGAACGAACTGGTCGACGTCTCCCCCGCTGTCGCGGATCCGCCCCAACATCTCGACCACCTGCTGGTTGGCCCCGCCATGCAGCGGACCGGAGAGGGCGTTGATGCCGGCAGCAACCGAGGAGTACAGGTTCGCCTGTGCCGAACCGACCAGACGCACCGTGGAGGTGGAGCAGTTCTGCTCGTGGTCTGCGTGCAGGATGAGCAGTGTGTCCAGGGCGCTGACGATCTTGGGGTCGAGCTCGTAGTCCTCAGTGGGGAACCCGAACGACAGGCGCAGGAAGTTCTCCACGTAGCCGAGGCTGTTGTCGGGGTAGAGGAAGGGCTGCCCCATCGAGTTCTTGTAGCCGTAGGCCGCCAGCGTCGGAAGTTTGGCGATGAGGGCGATGGTTGCCCGGTCGATCTGTTCCTCGTCGGTGGTGGAGGTGGTGTCGGCCAGGAAGGTCGACAGCGCCATCACCCCGGCGGACAGCACCGGCATCGGGTGGCTGCGGCGCGGGAAGCAGCGGAACAGGTCCCGCATCCGTTCATCGAGCAGGGTAGAGCGACGAATCCGGCGTTCGAAGACTTCCAACTCGGATGCGGTGGGCAGTTCGCCGTACAGCACCAGGTAGGAGGTCTCCATGAACGTGGAGTTCTCGGCGAGTTGTTCGATCGGGTATCCGCGATACCGCAGGATGCCCGCGTCACCGTCGATATAGGTGATCGCAGAGCGGCAGGCCGCAGTGTTGGCGAACCCCATGTCGTAGGTGGTGTCTCCGCTCTCGGACAGCAAGGCAGAGATGTCGTACCCGTTGTTTCCTTGGGTGGCCTGCACAAGCGGCAGGGGTACCTCTTTGTCTTTGGTGCGCAGCACCGCGTCATGTGTGGTCATCGAGAAGCCGTTCCCTTCTGGCAAGGTCGGTGAGGCAGCCTGACGGTAGAACCGGACCCGACTCTTTGCTCACGCTACCGGACGGCCCTGAGAGCCAAGCGGTTCGCGCTGTTCACAACGTTGGGCGGCTGCCTGGATGCGGTCGTCGGTCGCGGTGATGGCTACCCGCACGTGAGACTGGCCGGCCGCACCGTAGAAGTCGCCGGGGGCGACCAGGATGCCCCGCTCGGCCAGCAGACGAACGGTTTCGCGAGCGTCCATCCCCATGCTCGCCCACAGGTACAAGCCGGCCTGGGAGTGGCTGATGCGCAGCCCGGCGTGTTGCAGGGCCGGAGCGAGCAGTTCTCGGCGGCGTCGGTAGATCTCGATCTGGGCGCTGACGTGCTCGTCATCGCTCAGTGCCGCCAGCATCGCCCGCTGCACCGGCCAAGGCATCATCATGCCCGCGTGCTTGCGCACCTGCAGCAGCCGGTCGATGAGTACCGGATCCCCCGCGGCGAAGGCGGCACGGTAACCGGCGAGGTTGCTCTGCTTGGATAACGAATAGCAGGCGATCAGACCCTCGTGGGAACCCTCACACACCCGCGGGTCGAGCAGGCTCGGCGCCCCGCACGGTCGGGGAGAGCCCGAATGGCCATCACGCCAGTCGAGTTCGGCATAGCACTCGTCGTTGACGACCAGTGCGCCCACCTGACGGGCCCAGCGCACGATCTCGCGTAGTTCCTCGACCTCCGCAACCGCGCCGGTGGGGTTGCTGGGGGAGTTGATCCAGACCAGGGCGGGTGCGGGATTCAGCGCCGTTAGCTCCGCCAACCCCGCGTAGGGGGCGGGAGTGGCGCCGGCGAGACGAGCACCGACGTCGTACGTGGGGTAAGCAATAGCCGGGAAGGCCACCACGTCGCTGTG
Protein-coding regions in this window:
- a CDS encoding citrate synthase → MTTHDAVLRTKDKEVPLPLVQATQGNNGYDISALLSESGDTTYDMGFANTAACRSAITYIDGDAGILRYRGYPIEQLAENSTFMETSYLVLYGELPTASELEVFERRIRRSTLLDERMRDLFRCFPRRSHPMPVLSAGVMALSTFLADTTSTTDEEQIDRATIALIAKLPTLAAYGYKNSMGQPFLYPDNSLGYVENFLRLSFGFPTEDYELDPKIVSALDTLLILHADHEQNCSTSTVRLVGSAQANLYSSVAAGINALSGPLHGGANQQVVEMLGRIRDSGGDVDQFVRDVKDKKSGIKLMGFGHRVYKNYDPRAAIIKKHADEILKNHDQQDELLDIALSLEEYALNDEYFKERKLYPNVDFYTGLIYQAMGFPDNMFTVLFALGRLPGWIAQWREMNADAGKIGRPRQIYIGETERDYIPVEQRS
- the dapC gene encoding succinyldiaminopimelate transaminase, which produces MLNLPDFPWDTLAEAKARAASHPEGIVDLSVGTPVDPTPESVRQALAQAGDAHGYPQTWGTPDLREAVAAWFARRRGVPDLDPDGVLPTVGSKEFVAWLPLMLGLGHSDVVAFPAIAYPTYDVGARLAGATPAPYAGLAELTALNPAPALVWINSPSNPTGAVAEVEELREIVRWARQVGALVVNDECYAELDWRDGHSGSPRPCGAPSLLDPRVCEGSHEGLIACYSLSKQSNLAGYRAAFAAGDPVLIDRLLQVRKHAGMMMPWPVQRAMLAALSDDEHVSAQIEIYRRRRELLAPALQHAGLRISHSQAGLYLWASMGMDARETVRLLAERGILVAPGDFYGAAGQSHVRVAITATDDRIQAAAQRCEQREPLGSQGRPVA